The Anomaloglossus baeobatrachus isolate aAnoBae1 chromosome 5, aAnoBae1.hap1, whole genome shotgun sequence genome includes the window tacccagacctgcaccTTCTGTccatagaggtgctgtggcatctcctggaccgtccagaccttctctcacaaggtccgtttttccgccagaattctgcggctctcagattgacggcgtggctcttgagtcctggatcttgacgacttctggtatccctcctgaagtcatctccactatgactcgggctcggaagttttCCTCGGCCAAaatatatcacaggacctggagaattttcctgtcctggtgtcgctcttccggccatgctccttggcctttttccttgccgaccctcctgtcctttctacagtccggtccgcagctaggactatccctcaattccctcaagggataggtctcggctctgtcagtgttgttccagcggcgtatcgcccggctggctcaggtgcgcaccttcatctcacatcattccgccttaccggcggcctttggatccctgggaccttaatctggtcctcacggctttgcagaaacccccctttgagcctcttagagaggtttctttgtcttgtctttcacagaaagtggtctttctagtggccataacttccctcaggagagtctctgatttggctgcgctctcttcggagtcaccttttttggtttttcatcaagacaaggtggttctccgtccgactccggactttctccctaaggtggtttctcctttccaccttaaccaggacatttccctgccttccttttgtccggcttctgttcatcgctttgaaaaagcgttgcatactctggatctggtgcgggcgctccggatctatgtgtatcgcaccgctgttcttaggcggtgcacctctctttttgtgctgaccacaggtcggagtaagggcctctcggcttctaagccgaccctagctcgttggattaggtcggccatttccgatgcctaccagtgtactcaagtgcctcccctgctggggatcaaggcacactcgaccagagctgtcggtgcctcttgggctttcaggcaccaggctacggctcagcaggtctgtcaggctgccacttggactagtctgcataccttttcgaagcactaccaagtgcatgctcatgcttcggcagatgcgagcttgggcagacgcatccttcaggcggctgtcgcccatttgtgaagttaggtttcgcctacttctcagttttctgtttattcccacccatagactgctttgagacgtcccatggtctgggtctcccataggaacgataaagaaaaagagaattttgtttacttaccgtaaattctttttcttatagttccgtattgggagacccagcaccctccctgttgcctgttggcagttttttgttccgcgtggtatcaccggctgttgttgtagacagaggctccagttgttccggttcttgctctatctctacttgtgggtggctgttctccttcagcttttgcactaaactggctatatttggttatccagggggtgtatatgctcagagggaggagctacactttttagtgtagtactttgtgtgtcctccggaggcagaagctatacacccatggtctgggtctcccaatacggaactataagaaaaagaatttacggtaagtaaacaaaattctctttttttttagctccttggcatgttatgctcttttGCAAATcccaccaattttttaaaaaagagctgatgggagtaccttctgatgctttgctacgtGGTGTTTCAACCATTATccactggggaaactgaatttattaaactccttggcatgttatgccctgttgcttatcctaccaatttttttaaaaaaaaaaagctgtttggagtaccttctgatgctgtgctacatggtgtctgaaccattctcCCTgggtaaactgattttttttaaatcctcggtgttagccattggaataaagcctgagttccagagcgaaacaactgccacttccacggtgctgcatgcttcacaaatttgccctttctacatttgaatacagGTCCACTGGATCCGGTGgtgttgatggaggaggaggagggcaaggccaacatccaaatggccacattggcaatagtactgtaaagtgttatggagtacgtattccaactttcacactaatgatatatgggatgcagaaaactacaaatgactgccatccctccccaatgtatgtttcagggcccacctgagagccctaagaagtgtgagatttgaggacagccagtggcccttagatGGCCACTGgaaccggtggtgctggtggaggagggcaaggtcaacatcccaacgggcacattgtagctgaccttttaaagtgctgtcaaatatgtcccaaaaaaggtgtgagacagacacaaaTATAATGTattagttacagccctttctaatcgaaaaagaaggaaaaatgtaaaaaacgaaacatgtGAGCATATGCTAAAGTAgtgtttttttggaggtcggggctatTTGTTCCTCCTCTATTTCCATAGATTggagcttatgagcagggccctcactcctcttggtatgagttgaattgtgttattctgtaatgtctgatattgtctgtacatgtcctctctaaattgtaaagtgctgtgaaatacattggcgctatataaataaaaatagtaaTTAATATTTATTGAAATTAGCACGCAGTGGCTGTTGCAGAGAGTAACTACAAATACGCCATTTTAGTGCCCAGCTTGTGTTATTGGAGTCATGCACACATCTGCTCGATACGTTttattttaacatgggagtctatagaGAACGGATCCATTAACAGATGGCTATTTAGCCATTCTTTTTTCTTGCATTTGTTATAGATCTGTTCGCCATAAACTCCAAGGTTATCCAGCAGAAATAATTTTGCCAGTGGGTCTCttcaggatccattctaatggatgattacaggacattggAACTCAGTCTTACAATGTTTGAGCACACTGCAAGGCTCAGAAGCGAGGGGAACATTTAGCTGTGGGAGGACAGGTTTTGCTGGATTGGTTTATGGAAGCCCTATTGCTTTTCTACAGCCTTTCAGCCACTAGTAATGTGGTAACCTTTGTTTTCCCATTGATAACTGACAGACTCCATTGCGATCTTGTTTTTTTGGAGGCGGAGTTGAAgtatttattggtatcattttggccTCCACATTTTTGGGTGGCTTATTATTTCAATGTTTTAAGGGCGTATGAACAAAGAGGGTTGAACATCATGCTCTATTAGTTCTAATGTTAAGATTGTGGAATCTTTTTTTCTTGGTAAATAACTGAATTTTGCTTCATAACTTACAATTTCTATGCATATTTTAAAAATGTTATAAGAACATAATTTTAAGGCTTTTTagtgaaaaattatatttttttatttttggcagatgactgtactagGAGATCAGAGGCTCAACTGATGTCTGCCATTTTTAACTCtgatgaccttgatatcacacaagatcTAACTTTACTGAATGCTATTATTCCAGATatcccatcatcccttcacagcaaaaaTCTATCAGCTAATGCTGTTAAACAGGTCCTAtcatctgattcatcacagactgttaagaaaaataaaagtaaaaagagAAGCATTAATAATCAAACCTCTCTTAcagcaaagaagccattttcaaaTGCAGAATATGGAAAAAGTTCTTCCCTCAAAATGTCTTTTATTACATGTAAAaaaattcacacagaggagaaaaGATTTTCTTGTGCAGAGTGTGGAAAATATTTTAACCAGAAATACAGTCTTGTTAAACATGAAAGAGTTCACTCAGTGGAgatgccatattcatgttcagaatgtagaaaATGTTTTGCAAGTAAATCAAAGTTGATTGCCCATCAGAAAATGCACTCAGggaagaagcctttttcatgttcagaatgtggaaaatattttacagATAAATCACATTTTGATGGGCACCAAAGAATTCACAAAGGGAATAAGcccttttcttgttcagaatgtgggaaatgttttgcaagtaAATCAAATTTTTGTaggcaccagagaattcacacagggaatAAGccctttttatgttcagaatgtgggaaatgttttgctgatAAATCAAGtcttcttacacatcagagaatacacacaggagagaagcccttttcatgttcagaatgtgggaaatgttttgctgatAAATCAAGTtttcttacacatcagagaatacacacaggagagaagccatattcatgttcagaatgtggtaaatgttttacaagAAAATCAAATTTGATTTTCCATCAGAATATGCACTCAGggaagaagcctttttcatgttcagaatgtggaaattgTTTCTCTTATAAATCAAAtcttcttacacatcagagaatacacacaggggagaaggcatattcatgttcagaatgtggtaaatgttttacatgtaaatcacatttggataggcaccaaagaattcacacaggggataagcccttttcttgtttagaatgtgggaaatgttttataaataaatcacattttgataggcaccaaagaattcacacaggggacaagcccttttcttgttcagaatgtgggaaatgttttgcaaataaATCACATTTTGGTaggcatcagagaattcacacaggcgagaaaccatatttatgttcagaatgtgggaaatgttttactcaaagTTCACAATTAGATTGTCacctgagaactcacacaggggagaagccatattcatgtacagaatgtaggaaatgttttgcagaaaaatcaagtcttgttaaacatcagagagttCACTCGGGGAAGAAGCCGTTTTTATGttgagaatgtggaaaatgttttccagaaaaatcaaatcttgttaaacatcagagagttCACTCGGggaagaagcctttttcatgttcagaatacaAAAATATTTTACCAGCAAATGACATTTTTTTTGAACATCAAAAATCTCATATGGGGAGATTTCATATCTAGAAGTTGAGAAATATTTTACTGGTAAATCACATTTTATTGACCACTAAGAAAATTTCACACGGGGAAAAACCATATCATTTCACAAACTGTACAAAAAAATACTATAGCGCCCCTGAGATTGGTCGCTACAGGTTATATCATTATAGCCTTCCCCGGCAAGGAGAGGTTGgtccggtaagtttacacacacctcacactaccatacagcagggagaagcagtcactaggaaagggttaacaatgtttctatacACACACTTCCTGGCAGACGCCAGGTGGCATCCACTAATTAGTGCAAGAGTgattgccatagcaacttgcaaaagtgggggcatgggcagttaggagtagaaaactaGCAGTTTCAATTTTAGTGAGAGGGAGAACAGCTTGGACACGAGGCAGAGCAGATACACGAAGTGTAGCTTCCTGGGGGCTGCTGCCAGgccctcagggaggcagaacagagctgtctggatgtaacatcaTAGAGACAGCACAGCCAAGTCCGGGCTAGTGAcacctagagagacgggacccggcacctgtaatcgtggacCAAAAGGGAGTAGTCGCCAGAACATGAGACTGAGCATTGCATGGAgaagaaaggccacagattaccaaaccagaTCTAGCCTCTGACCTGCCCGAGATCGACCGGAATCTCTGACAGCGAGGACCAGCACTCCGGGTgcaataccacctgagccagtaaaagtgactggaacccgcacctgggcATAAAGGGCATAATGTGACTGCTACAAGGCCCAGTTTCCACTAAGCACTTTGCAGATGATGTAGTCAGGCCCACGGAGGAAGAGAGCCCACCAGCGCCATTTTTAGCAGAATGGGTGTCCTTGGTATAGGACACTAGCTACAAGCACAACAAAAGCTATGCAGACCACCAGCCATTCACAAGTTAGCAGATGACGTTGGTGTGCGTGTTGGGTGTGACATAACTACCATGTGCCATCCTGCTATGCTGCACCAAGTATAGAGGAAGACAGTTGAGAAAActctcttatttttttttatttgtcttgTGGAAGAGTGCCAGGTTGGGTAGCATTATTACAGGATAGTGACCAGGACTAAGCACATTATAATTGGATGGGGTTCAAGATATTGACATAATTAAAGgaaagggccaggatgggggacattataaaaaGAGGCAAGAACGGAAAACATTATTAAAGAAAGGGGCCAGGACAGAGACATTGTTACAGGCTGAGGAACATTATTAAAGAAAgagaccaggatggaggacagtatTACAGGATAGAGACCAAGACagtggacattattaaaggaaggggccaTAATAGAGGACCTTGCTAAAAGAAAGGTGAGgctggggggacattattaaaggaaggggccaagatggggtagcaatattaaaaaaaattgggaCAGGATGGAGACATGGCTAAAGAAAGGGGGCAGGACAGAGACATTgttacaagatggggaacattataaaaGAAAGAGGCCAggaatggggatattacaagaTTGAGGCCAGAATTAGGAACATACATTATCTATTTATGGTAGCAAGTGGGATGTTTATTGTAGCAagtggggaacattattactgttTAAGGTCAATTGGGGGACAATATTACTGTATGTGGGTCAGAAAAAGGGACACTATAACTCCACAAAGTAGCATATTAATATTCCCTATTCTAACCCATACATAATTTATTGATCCAACTGTATTGAGGCATAAAAGGTTAAAGCCATTACTGTCACTGGGTAAGGGATAATATTTCTCCTTGTGGAGTGACATGATTTTCATGTCACTCTATAAAGGCTTATATGCCATGCAATGCTCCTttaggaaattaaatatgcaaattggtaCTTCATAGAATAAGAAATTTttgactctagtgccacctatttaatcctaaaagtcaatacccGGGGACACACTGTCTGCAAATTCAgatgattctggtttggcttttatcctaagtcacatggaaaggcttgttaaagggtcattaATAAATTTTAGGATTGCTtcttccaataggtgacactagtgTTCTAGTCCTTTTCCTCTCTGAAGACGTCAATTTGCATATTtcatttcccaaaggagcattgcatGACTTTGGAAGGGGTacatcatgccactagaacagtgttttccaaaagattcaaagtttataaacataaaacctttattttgcccaaaacgtaatGATCATAATTAAAGAACAACAATGACTCTAGGACAGAGAAAGATTActcaattttctgaaggtaacaaattaacaacagtcaccaatcagtaggaagtgtacaggcctttgctttgaaagaCTTCAGCATATCTGCGGCCATAGGACATCACTAATCtcccacactgctctggtgtgattttggtccactcctattccaatctcttccacagttctttgactgttgtagatttcttggccataactttgccaccaaggattttccagaggttttctattgggtttagatcaggaacctaagctggccatttcattgtttcaatgttttctgtttcaaggaactgctttactcgTTTTTCTGTGTAACAGagcgcattgtcctgcatgaaaattgttggctgattgagtgatgaacgcaagtaaggaaccacgtattgttgaagaaggttctgatacacacttgcatttactctgccatgtagctcaatgagaggtccaactcctgctgcagaaaacataaaaCATTCCCCAATCCATGACACTTTCTCCACCACCTTTCAATGACTCCTtaccacactttgggttcagtctttaaccagtttgttgacgaacataatgtttcccatcagacccaaataaatcaaACCTGCTTTCAtcgctaaaatgaactgtggactacTTCTGTTCAcagaacatgctcctcaccaaagattAGTCTAACCTTTTGATGCTTTCtgctgagaggtttggtcactgcagagtgggctttcagtccaaatactcttaaacgtcatgacactgtatgacaaaaCAGATCCTTacactgttcagtgctgaactgacaAGATATTCCGGCTGCAACGTTAAAACGATTACCCATGTAGATTCTCCGCATtttctttcgagggcgaccagccttcttgggggactttagtttgtgatgttgtaaaattGCAATATTTTTGAAATCACAGACCTGGAACAACCAAATTCTCTTGCTAGGGCTTggtcttcatctggacaacctggtgccggagggtttcagtcactttggaatgacacaccatttttgcaatgtcagtgcaaactgaaaagttaggctgccagttacctagggtttgttagataattaaggaaattatccccaggtgccagattaacaccaataacttgcgggtatctgaaagtgttctctaattttgatcagtgttcttcttcatttatctcatttacatttttattatgtgattCTAAAAAAGTTGAATTTATGAAAtaggcttaaaatactgctagttttctcatgttaggatataatcaaatAAGACTACTCAATGACTGTAAAATTtaagaaattgtgtgttgttctctaatttggaTCTCCAGTGTATAAGCATTCTTACAATTACTTACCAGCCATGTCACTCTTcacaaggagaaacattacccATTAGATCCCAGTCTGAGTCTCTCacccagccaaatcagatctcatactttgcactggtgAGTGACAATACCTCAAacattgtgtctgcaaattgagattctggtttcactttaaaggcccctttacacactgcaacatcgctaacaatatcgctttaacgtcaccggttttctgacgtaatagcgacctccccagcgacattgcagtgtgaaatgcatgaacgacctggcccccgctgtgaggtcgctgatcgctacaaatcttacaggaccattttttggttctttgtttcccgctgcgtagcatgcatcggtgtgtttgacaccgttataacaactttgttagcgacttccctttcaagtggctgctttgacacgtccccatacgaccagctaggtcgttctgcaggtccgtatcgctgctgcgtcattggtcaggtctgcctgtttgacagctcaccagagactttccagtgatcccggccaggtcgggatcgctggtgggattgctagaaagtctcagtgtgtaaaggggcctttatcctaagggtggtgtcacacacagcgacgacgacaaccattttctgtgacgtcgcagtgacgtcccgtcgctgtcactgtgtgtgacatccagcaacgacctggcgcctgctgtgaggtcgccggtcgttgctgaatgtccagcttcattttttggtcatcgctctcccgctgtgacgcacacatcactgtgtgtgacagcgagagagcgacgaaatgaagcgagcagggagcaggagccggcgtatggcagctgcggtaagctgtaaccagggtaaacatcgggtaaccaagggaagacctttccctggttacccgatatttaccttcgttaccagcgtccgccgctctcgctaccagtgccggctccctgctctctgcacatgtagcacagcgacgcgtgtcgttatgatcgcttctgctgtgtttgacagctaagccgcaatcataacagcgacttacaaggtcgctgttgcgtcacagaaaatggtgacgtaacagcgacgtcgttgtcgctgtcgctatgtgtgaacccagctataGTCATATGGATTAGCtggttaaagggtcgatattgactttacaGATTGCTATTGATAAAAGGTGGCACTAGAGTAATCTTCCTCTCTAAATAGGCAATTTTCATGTATGAGGGTATAAATGGTTACTACTGTATTGTTGCCAGTTTGAATGGGGCACTACTGTTGTATTTGAGTACAAAGACAGACATTAATACTGAACAGGAGCACAAAGAGGTTTTTTAATTTTGCACAGGGGGCAACAAAAGTGGACATATGCATTTATACTGTATAGGGTTTTTTTTACTGTAAGGGGGTCACAAAGGGAGACTGCTATGACAATATATTTTAGGTTTGTGGATAATGTCAAAGCAATCTGCGCCAGAAGAGGAAAAGTGAAAATTAATAACTTTATTTGGTTACATTACCAGTAAGTCACTGGATTTAACCTGTAGTATAAACAGTATTTCagaaaattgagtacacccctcacatttttctatatattttattagatattttcatgggacaacactgacgatGTGACACTTTGATCtcccatgtaaagtgccatggaatgaatggcgctataataattaataataatacaatgtacagtagtcagtgtgcagcttgtgtaacagtgtaaatttggtgccctctaaataactcaatacaaggCAATTAATGTCAAAATTGCTGGCAagaaatgtgagtacacccctaagtgaaaacaatcacattgtgcccaattagccattttccctcctcggTGCCAtgtcactcattagtgttacaaggtcttaggtgtgaatggggagcaagtgtgttacatttggtgttatccctcacaaaCTCTCTCATACCAGTCACCTGACGTTGATATCACTATGTTGTATTCACAACATTATGCTCTGCACTTTATGCAATCAATTTATTTAATCTGTAATTATTTTCAGGTTTTTTATTCTTTACACACCACAACACGTAATCTAATTTCTTTTTCTATTGTGTACAAGTCTCTATTtttattactgtattttttggtttataagacgcacccaaatttagaggaaaaagagggtggaaaaaaagggggggggttcgtcttataatccagtggtgtcttaccaaaggggggcagcagtggtggttgaGTAGGGTGATAATTTGGGCAGTGCAGCCATCGGGTGTCCCAGAAAATGTTGGCAGTGGCAGCTGTGcggtgcagctgtgctggtgctggggcagttGGGCCGGGGCCGCTGCGGCACCAGGTAGTGAGGCCTTCAAATAATGCACCAGGaattggtgcatgcgcagattgagctctctgtTCAATGACAAGTCTAGATCTCAGggcgccatttttcttaagtccgctgctgggccgGAGATCTTGAGCTGAGTGCTCCATCTGCGCACCCGTTATTTGAAGCCCTCATCGCGCACAGCCGGTGCCACCccagaccctgcacagccaccgcagcccgtGCAAAGCCACTGCACAGCCTCCACACACCCTGCACAGGCcgctgcagaccctgcacagctgccGCAGACCCTCTGCagccacagcattgcccctgcctcctgctacccctctccaccacccgccAGTGAGCTACTTACGGatattaagacacacccctcactttcctcccaaatatttgggagtaaaattgtgtcttataatccgaaaaatacggtaatccaaCACATCATGACATCATGAATGAGGATTCTTATTCTATGGACCCTATACAATACAAACAATCGGAGTTTGGATAGAAATGAAGATGACGCTCTTTAAATAGCCATTTAGGAATGTGTTTTTAAGGTATGGAATTTGTAAGTGAGGCCCTACAATCAAGGgcttaacaattgcggttgcaggtATCGCTAATGGGCCTAGGTGTGCAGGATGGCCACCGAGCCAAGCCCATGGTTTATTTATATGGGCGTCCGAGAGTGCGCACCAGCAGAAATCcatcgcagcacagagacctgttgggtccctgcactgcgatgtgctGGCCGAAAATTAAGGACATGAATACTTTCAAAACCCCACACCCACAATCCCGGCCATGTGGAGCAGTTAATATTCTGGCAGCTGCCTGCGCTGTAAGGGGCCACACATGACAGTGACTTCATGCACTTCGCCACTTACAAGCTTGTCAGTTGACAGAATGCCGGCGACGGAGGAGGACATCGGTGGAGCATAGAGAAGGtgagtcctttttttttttcttcttaattaTTCAATCTGTGCATAACATGGTGAGGGATCACACCAGGATGGAGCCAGGAGggcgcatatataccaggatggggacatgattgtaagatataccaggatgggcctacaTAACAGTTTGCGCCCAGGATGTGGACAGGATGGGGCTATAGATACCATAATGGTGTCATGATTTtgacatacagtgcagaccaaaagtttggacacaccttctcattcaaggagttttctttattttcattacctcgaaaattgtagattcacattgaaggcatcaaaactatgaattaacacatgttgaatgaaatacttaacaaaaaagtgtgaaacaactgaaaatatgtcttacattctaggttcttcaaagtagccactttttgctttgattactgctttgaacactcttagcatt containing:
- the LOC142312142 gene encoding uncharacterized protein LOC142312142; translated protein: MSAIFNSDDLDITQDLTLLNAIIPDIPSSLHSKNLSANAVKQVLSSDSSQTVKKNKSKKRSINNQTSLTAKKPFSNAEYGKSSSLKMSFITCKKIHTEEKRFSCAECGKYFNQKYSLVKHERVHSVEMPYSCSECRKCFASKSKLIAHQKMHSGKKPFSCSECGKYFTDKSHFDGHQRIHKGNKPFSCSECGKCFASKSNFCRHQRIHTGNKPFLCSECGKCFADKSSLLTHQRIHTGEKPFSCSECGKCFADKSSFLTHQRIHTGEKPYSCSECGKCFTRKSNLIFHQNMHSGKKPFSCSECGNCFSYKSNLLTHQRIHTGEKAYSCSECGKCFTCKSHLDRHQRIHTGDKPFSCLECGKCFINKSHFDRHQRIHTGDKPFSCSECGKCFANKSHFGRHQRIHTGEKPYLCSECGKCFTQSSQLDCHLRTHTGEKPYSCTECRKCFAEKSSLVKHQRVHSGKKPFLC